The Anas platyrhynchos isolate ZD024472 breed Pekin duck chromosome 31, IASCAAS_PekinDuck_T2T, whole genome shotgun sequence genome includes a window with the following:
- the METTL3 gene encoding N(6)-adenosine-methyltransferase catalytic subunit METTL3 isoform X1 produces the protein MSDTWSSIQAHKKQLDSLRERLQRRRKQDPLAAADPRHAAPSLPPPPRTSSPAPPPPSGPGGGGGFLGDGGGGGGGILGGGGSPQIGGEEDLAPDPALERRLLLHLADLALPLPTDAAAICRAIAAPDAPAAPRTVESLLQKFAAQELIEVRRGLLAEGPTLVTYADHSKLAAMTGAERHGDADVDGPGRKRRAEQDPGGPGGPGGPGGPGSATEGGKESAKKSRKQASDVDLEIESLLSQQSTKEQQSKKVSQEILELLNTTTAKEQSIVEKFRSRGRAQVQEFCDHGTKEECVKATGAERPCRKLHFRRIINKHTDESLGDCSFLNTCFHMDTCKYVHYEIDACAEATGAEATAPPGRDHGQELARPQPDAGADRLFPPQWICCDIRYLDVSILGKFAVVMADPPWDIHMELPYGTLTDDEMRRLNIPVLQDEGFLFLWVTGRAMELGRECLNLWGYERVDEIIWVKTNQLQRIIRTGRTGHWLNHGKEHCLVGVKGNPQGFNRGLDCDVIVAEVRSTSHKPDEIYGMIERLSPGTRKIELFGRPHNVQPNWITLGNQLDGIHLLDPDVVAQFKQHYPDGIISKPKNM, from the exons aTGTCGGACACCTGGAGCTCGATCCAGGCCCACAAGAAGCAGCTCGACTCCCTCAGGGAGAGGCTGCAGCGCCGGAGGAAGCAGGACCCCTTGG cagcagcagaccccCGCCacgccgccccctccctccccccccctccccgcacctccagccctgcccccccccccccttcggGGCCGGGAGGCGGGGGAGGATTTTTGGGGGACGGCGGAGGCGGGGGGGGAGgaattttgggaggggggggaagccCCCAAATTGGGGGGGAAGAGGATTTGGCCCCCGACCCCGCCCTGGAGCGGCGCCTGCTCCTGCACCTCGCCGACCTGGCCCTGCCCCTCCCCACCGACGCCGCCGCCATCTGCCGAGCCATCGCCGCC cCTGATGCTCCGGCGGCCCCGCGGACGGTGGAGAGCCTGCTGCAGAAATTCGCCGCCCAGGAGCTGATCGAGGTGCGGCGGGGGCTGCTGGCCGAAGGGCCCACCCTGGTGACCTACGCCGACCACTCCAAGTTGGCCGCCATGACCGGCGCCGAACGGCACGGGGACGCCGACGTCGACGGGCCCGGGAGGAAACGGCGAGCAGAGCAGGACCCCGGTGGCCCCGGTGGTCCCGGTGGTCCAGGTGGTCCCGGTTCGGCCACCGAAGGTGGGAAGGAGTCGGCCAAAAAGTCGCGGAAGCAAGCGTCCGACGTGGATTTGGAGATCGAGAGTTTGCTCAGCCAGCAGTCCaccaaggagcagcagagcaagaAG gtgagcCAGGAGATCCTGGAGCTCCTCAACACCACCACGGCCAAGGAGCAGTCCATCGTGGAGAAGTTCCGCTCGCGGGGCCGGGCGCAGGTCCAGGAGTTTTGCGACCACGGCACCAAGGAGGAGTGCGTCAAGGCCACCGGCGCCGAGCGACCGTGCCGCAAGCTCCACTTTCG GAGGATCATCAACAAGCACACGGACGAGTCCTTGGGCGACTGCTCCTTCCTCAACACCTGCTTCCACATGGACACCTGCAAGTATGTCCACTACGAGATCGACGCCTGCGCCGAGGCCACCGGGGCCGAGGCCACCGCGCCACCCGGCCGCGACCACGGCCAGGAGCTCGCCCGGCCACAGCCCGACGCCGGCGCCGACCGGCTCTTCCCACCCCAG TGGATCTGCTGCGACATCCGCTACCTGGACGTCAGCATCCTGGGCAAGTTCGCGGTGGTGATGGCCGACCCGCCCTGGGACATCCACATGGAGCTGCCCTACGGCACGCTGACCGACGACGAGATGCGGCGCCTCAACATCCCCGTCCTGCAGGACGAgggcttcctcttcctctgggtCACCGGGAG GGCGATGGAGCTGGGCCGCGAGTGCCTCAACCTCTGGGG GTACGAGAGGGTGGACGAAATAATTTGGGTGAAGACCAACCAACTGCAGCGCATCATCCGAACCGGCCGCACCGGGCACTGGCTCAACCACGGCAAGGAGCACTGCCTG GTCGGGGTGAAGGGAAACCCCCAAGGCTTCAACCGGGGCTTGGATTGCGACGTCATCGTGGCCGAG GTTCGCTCCACCAGCCATAAACCCGACGAAATTTACGGGATGATCGAGCGCCTCTCCCCGGGCACCCGAAAAATCGAGCTTTTTGGGCGACCCCATAACGTGCAGCCCAACTG GATCACCTTGGGGAACCAGCTGGACGGGATCCACCTGCTCGACCCCGATGTGGTGGCGCAGTTCAAGCAGCATTACCCCGACGGGATCATCTCCAAACccaaaaatatgtga
- the METTL3 gene encoding N(6)-adenosine-methyltransferase catalytic subunit METTL3 isoform X2 → MSDTWSSIQAHKKQLDSLRERLQRRRKQDPLAADPRHAAPSLPPPPRTSSPAPPPPSGPGGGGGFLGDGGGGGGGILGGGGSPQIGGEEDLAPDPALERRLLLHLADLALPLPTDAAAICRAIAAPDAPAAPRTVESLLQKFAAQELIEVRRGLLAEGPTLVTYADHSKLAAMTGAERHGDADVDGPGRKRRAEQDPGGPGGPGGPGGPGSATEGGKESAKKSRKQASDVDLEIESLLSQQSTKEQQSKKVSQEILELLNTTTAKEQSIVEKFRSRGRAQVQEFCDHGTKEECVKATGAERPCRKLHFRRIINKHTDESLGDCSFLNTCFHMDTCKYVHYEIDACAEATGAEATAPPGRDHGQELARPQPDAGADRLFPPQWICCDIRYLDVSILGKFAVVMADPPWDIHMELPYGTLTDDEMRRLNIPVLQDEGFLFLWVTGRAMELGRECLNLWGYERVDEIIWVKTNQLQRIIRTGRTGHWLNHGKEHCLVGVKGNPQGFNRGLDCDVIVAEVRSTSHKPDEIYGMIERLSPGTRKIELFGRPHNVQPNWITLGNQLDGIHLLDPDVVAQFKQHYPDGIISKPKNM, encoded by the exons aTGTCGGACACCTGGAGCTCGATCCAGGCCCACAAGAAGCAGCTCGACTCCCTCAGGGAGAGGCTGCAGCGCCGGAGGAAGCAGGACCCCTTGG cagcagaccccCGCCacgccgccccctccctccccccccctccccgcacctccagccctgcccccccccccccttcggGGCCGGGAGGCGGGGGAGGATTTTTGGGGGACGGCGGAGGCGGGGGGGGAGgaattttgggaggggggggaagccCCCAAATTGGGGGGGAAGAGGATTTGGCCCCCGACCCCGCCCTGGAGCGGCGCCTGCTCCTGCACCTCGCCGACCTGGCCCTGCCCCTCCCCACCGACGCCGCCGCCATCTGCCGAGCCATCGCCGCC cCTGATGCTCCGGCGGCCCCGCGGACGGTGGAGAGCCTGCTGCAGAAATTCGCCGCCCAGGAGCTGATCGAGGTGCGGCGGGGGCTGCTGGCCGAAGGGCCCACCCTGGTGACCTACGCCGACCACTCCAAGTTGGCCGCCATGACCGGCGCCGAACGGCACGGGGACGCCGACGTCGACGGGCCCGGGAGGAAACGGCGAGCAGAGCAGGACCCCGGTGGCCCCGGTGGTCCCGGTGGTCCAGGTGGTCCCGGTTCGGCCACCGAAGGTGGGAAGGAGTCGGCCAAAAAGTCGCGGAAGCAAGCGTCCGACGTGGATTTGGAGATCGAGAGTTTGCTCAGCCAGCAGTCCaccaaggagcagcagagcaagaAG gtgagcCAGGAGATCCTGGAGCTCCTCAACACCACCACGGCCAAGGAGCAGTCCATCGTGGAGAAGTTCCGCTCGCGGGGCCGGGCGCAGGTCCAGGAGTTTTGCGACCACGGCACCAAGGAGGAGTGCGTCAAGGCCACCGGCGCCGAGCGACCGTGCCGCAAGCTCCACTTTCG GAGGATCATCAACAAGCACACGGACGAGTCCTTGGGCGACTGCTCCTTCCTCAACACCTGCTTCCACATGGACACCTGCAAGTATGTCCACTACGAGATCGACGCCTGCGCCGAGGCCACCGGGGCCGAGGCCACCGCGCCACCCGGCCGCGACCACGGCCAGGAGCTCGCCCGGCCACAGCCCGACGCCGGCGCCGACCGGCTCTTCCCACCCCAG TGGATCTGCTGCGACATCCGCTACCTGGACGTCAGCATCCTGGGCAAGTTCGCGGTGGTGATGGCCGACCCGCCCTGGGACATCCACATGGAGCTGCCCTACGGCACGCTGACCGACGACGAGATGCGGCGCCTCAACATCCCCGTCCTGCAGGACGAgggcttcctcttcctctgggtCACCGGGAG GGCGATGGAGCTGGGCCGCGAGTGCCTCAACCTCTGGGG GTACGAGAGGGTGGACGAAATAATTTGGGTGAAGACCAACCAACTGCAGCGCATCATCCGAACCGGCCGCACCGGGCACTGGCTCAACCACGGCAAGGAGCACTGCCTG GTCGGGGTGAAGGGAAACCCCCAAGGCTTCAACCGGGGCTTGGATTGCGACGTCATCGTGGCCGAG GTTCGCTCCACCAGCCATAAACCCGACGAAATTTACGGGATGATCGAGCGCCTCTCCCCGGGCACCCGAAAAATCGAGCTTTTTGGGCGACCCCATAACGTGCAGCCCAACTG GATCACCTTGGGGAACCAGCTGGACGGGATCCACCTGCTCGACCCCGATGTGGTGGCGCAGTTCAAGCAGCATTACCCCGACGGGATCATCTCCAAACccaaaaatatgtga
- the METTL3 gene encoding N(6)-adenosine-methyltransferase catalytic subunit METTL3 isoform X3, giving the protein MSDTWSSIQAHKKQLDSLRERLQRRRKQDPLAAADPRHAAPSLPPPPRTSSPAPPPPSGPGGGGGFLGDGGGGGGGILGGGGSPQIGGEEDLAPDPALERRLLLHLADLALPLPTDAAAICRAIAAPDAPAAPRTVESLLQKFAAQELIEVRRGLLAEGPTLVTYADHSKLAAMTGAERHGDADVDGPGRKRRAEQDPGGPGGPGGPGGPGSATEGGKESAKKSRKQASDVDLEIESLLSQQSTKEQQSKKVSQEILELLNTTTAKEQSIVEKFRSRGRAQVQEFCDHGTKEECVKATGAERPCRKLHFRRIINKHTDESLGDCSFLNTCFHMDTCKYVHYEIDACAEATGAEATAPPGRDHGQELARPQPDAGADRLFPPQWICCDIRYLDVSILGKFAVVMADPPWDIHMELPYGTLTDDEMRRLNIPVLQDEGFLFLWVTGRAMELGRECLNLWGYERVDEIIWVKTNQLQRIIRTGRTGHWLNHGKEHCLVGVKGNPQGFNRGLDCDVIVAEASGNPPKRPEMTQNPPN; this is encoded by the exons aTGTCGGACACCTGGAGCTCGATCCAGGCCCACAAGAAGCAGCTCGACTCCCTCAGGGAGAGGCTGCAGCGCCGGAGGAAGCAGGACCCCTTGG cagcagcagaccccCGCCacgccgccccctccctccccccccctccccgcacctccagccctgcccccccccccccttcggGGCCGGGAGGCGGGGGAGGATTTTTGGGGGACGGCGGAGGCGGGGGGGGAGgaattttgggaggggggggaagccCCCAAATTGGGGGGGAAGAGGATTTGGCCCCCGACCCCGCCCTGGAGCGGCGCCTGCTCCTGCACCTCGCCGACCTGGCCCTGCCCCTCCCCACCGACGCCGCCGCCATCTGCCGAGCCATCGCCGCC cCTGATGCTCCGGCGGCCCCGCGGACGGTGGAGAGCCTGCTGCAGAAATTCGCCGCCCAGGAGCTGATCGAGGTGCGGCGGGGGCTGCTGGCCGAAGGGCCCACCCTGGTGACCTACGCCGACCACTCCAAGTTGGCCGCCATGACCGGCGCCGAACGGCACGGGGACGCCGACGTCGACGGGCCCGGGAGGAAACGGCGAGCAGAGCAGGACCCCGGTGGCCCCGGTGGTCCCGGTGGTCCAGGTGGTCCCGGTTCGGCCACCGAAGGTGGGAAGGAGTCGGCCAAAAAGTCGCGGAAGCAAGCGTCCGACGTGGATTTGGAGATCGAGAGTTTGCTCAGCCAGCAGTCCaccaaggagcagcagagcaagaAG gtgagcCAGGAGATCCTGGAGCTCCTCAACACCACCACGGCCAAGGAGCAGTCCATCGTGGAGAAGTTCCGCTCGCGGGGCCGGGCGCAGGTCCAGGAGTTTTGCGACCACGGCACCAAGGAGGAGTGCGTCAAGGCCACCGGCGCCGAGCGACCGTGCCGCAAGCTCCACTTTCG GAGGATCATCAACAAGCACACGGACGAGTCCTTGGGCGACTGCTCCTTCCTCAACACCTGCTTCCACATGGACACCTGCAAGTATGTCCACTACGAGATCGACGCCTGCGCCGAGGCCACCGGGGCCGAGGCCACCGCGCCACCCGGCCGCGACCACGGCCAGGAGCTCGCCCGGCCACAGCCCGACGCCGGCGCCGACCGGCTCTTCCCACCCCAG TGGATCTGCTGCGACATCCGCTACCTGGACGTCAGCATCCTGGGCAAGTTCGCGGTGGTGATGGCCGACCCGCCCTGGGACATCCACATGGAGCTGCCCTACGGCACGCTGACCGACGACGAGATGCGGCGCCTCAACATCCCCGTCCTGCAGGACGAgggcttcctcttcctctgggtCACCGGGAG GGCGATGGAGCTGGGCCGCGAGTGCCTCAACCTCTGGGG GTACGAGAGGGTGGACGAAATAATTTGGGTGAAGACCAACCAACTGCAGCGCATCATCCGAACCGGCCGCACCGGGCACTGGCTCAACCACGGCAAGGAGCACTGCCTG GTCGGGGTGAAGGGAAACCCCCAAGGCTTCAACCGGGGCTTGGATTGCGACGTCATCGTGGCCGAGGCGAGTGGAAATCCCCCAAAACGCCCCGAAATGACCCAAAATCCTCCAAACTGA